One window from the genome of Dermacentor silvarum isolate Dsil-2018 chromosome 7, BIME_Dsil_1.4, whole genome shotgun sequence encodes:
- the LOC125946768 gene encoding uncharacterized protein LOC125946768, whose translation MTHSQVYTSRHNQIVNRVKAAASTTFTVTHENRPVGTTNLCPDLVLWKGEEDVTCPFDNRPAALIEARQKKKEKYKPVQEYLQRKYQKVSVEAIIVEALGSWNPRNDCVMRRFCSN comes from the coding sequence ATGACTCACAGTCAAGTATACACAAGCCGCCACAACCAGATCGTTAACCGAGTGAAAGCCGCTGCCTCCACCACGTTCACTGTTACCCACGAGAACCGGCCAGTGGGCACGACTAACCTCTGCCCCGATCTTGTTCTTTGGAAGGGCGAGGAGGACGTGACCTGCCCCTTTGACAACCGGCCTGCAGCCCTGATCGAGGCCCGccagaagaagaaggaaaagtaCAAGCCAGTCCAGGAGTACCTGCAGCGGAAGTACCAGAAGGTGTCCGTGGAGGCGATCATCGTCGAAGCCCTCGGATCCTGGAACCCCCGGAACGACTGCGTCATGCGGCGCTTTTGCAGCAATTAA